The Erigeron canadensis isolate Cc75 chromosome 4, C_canadensis_v1, whole genome shotgun sequence genome window below encodes:
- the LOC122596221 gene encoding uncharacterized protein LOC122596221, which produces MDFDLDDLLSSDAANNAKAGAKFQPKAKPKPKPKPKPKTQPDANSGPTPSKQFAEAVSNAADVFLSRTEEELPGNDVNQISANIHDNPQSSSKKSQEEDCTQNAESSVTAESLNNLLPVSATETVTSPPSVETPTEHVHIDGNLERGPPDPNLINNIDTCTNLDSFTQLDPLTEGEAIIYNDNVDFQIRNFPSGSKDTENWESFDILSPSKTCSGPKVCKFKPKPKAQTRRVQQTADLPVLDSVPVQYEENNHSVPSQNNFMENEVFPSFTQDESPGLSSIRVTDSVPTETISDIHVNEDPIDLVENSQVDSEHQSGVSSERLKVPNKRLQLIDESDDEGINDVHRNEDNNNVGNHGPENEIKSGRKGRKSKKPVSNKEKPVRKRKKVSEVPGESTKAPKKKFSHSTRRNKRQVDPKYLIMPEEELELQMHDVPMKELIRLAEHRERIAKKEASTSATHVSNQSSSFSNQKNEGEAIAQGKHDDDEPEAENATFYNYRTYTKITPRMKWSKQDTELFFEAVQQFGTDLSMIKEFFPGRTREQIKSKYKKEERQHPSRLNDAITTRAKGHSHFEVVIERLKQAQAENSENDDPIDLMGEDEEGLPTHDNNEEAADATKPVQSEKEFSQDTPAAAAGSPTKSQDSEDDMFRWDQYKSDI; this is translated from the exons ATGGATTTTGATTTAGATGATTTACTCTCAAGTGATGCTGCAAATAATG CAAAAGCTGGTGCAAAGTTTCAACCCAAAGCTAAGccaaaacccaaacccaaaccaaAACCTAAAACCCAACCAGATGCAAATTCTGGACCAACTCCTTCAAAACAGTTTGCCGAGGCTGTTTCTAATGCAGCTGATGTGTTTCTAAGCAGGACCGAAGAGGAACTGCCTGGAAATGATGTCAACCAAATTTCTGCAAATATCCATGATAATCCGCAGTCTTCTTCTAAAAAGTCACAGGAAGAG GATTGCACACAGAATGCTGAATCATCTGTTACAGCGGAATCACTCAATAACTTACTTCCTGTATCTGCAACGGAAACAG TGACTTCGCCGCCATCCGTAGAGACACCAACTGAACATGTGCACATAGATGGGAATCTAGAAAGGGGACCTCCGGATCCTAATTTGATCAATAATATCGATACTTGCACAAACTTAGATAGTTTTACTCAGCTAGATCCTTTAACAGAAGGAGAAGCTATAATTTATAATGACAATGTAGACTTCCAGATAAGAAATTTTCCATCAGGATCAAAG GATACAGAAAATTGGGAATCTTTTGACATTTTGTCTCCGTCAAAAACATGCTCAG GGCCAAAGGTTTGCAAATTCAAACCAAAGCCGAAAGCACAAACTCGTAGAGTGCAACAGACTGCTGACCTTCCTGTTCTGGATTCAGTACCTGTTCAATATGAGGAAAATAATCATTCAGTTccttctcaaaataactttatggAGAATGAGGTTTTTCCTTCATTTACACAAGATGAAAGTCCTGGTTTGTCATCTATCAGAGTCACTGATTCAGTTCCAACAGAGACAATTTCTGATATCCATGTGAATGAAGATCCAATAGATCTGGTAGAAAATTCACAAGTGGATTCTGAGCATCAGTCAGGTGTATCTTCAGAAAGATTAAAGGTCCCAAATAAAAGACTACAACTTATAGACGAGTCTGATGATGAAGGTATCAATGATGTACATAGAAATGAAGACAATAATAATGTTGGTAATCATGGACcggaaaatgaaattaaaagtgGGAGAAAGGGGAGAAAGTCAAAGAAACCTGTTAGTAACAAGGAAAAACCTGTTAGAAAGCGTAAAAAGGTCTCTGAGGTACCAGGTGAATCGACCAAAGCACCCAAAAAGAAATTCTCTCATAGCACCCGACGAAATAAAAGACAAG TTGACCCAAAATATCTTATAATGCCCGAGGAGGAGCTAGAGTTGCAAATGCATGATGTGCCTATGAAGGAGTTAATCAGGCTTGCGGAACATAGGGAGCGGATCGCG AAAAAGGAAGCATCCACATCAGCAACACATGTATCAAATCAAAG TTCAAGTTTTTCCAACCAGAAGAATGAAGGTGAGGCAATTGCACAGGGTAAACATGATGACGATGAACCAGAGGCGGAAAATGCCACCTTTTATAATTATCGAACCTACACAAAAATAACACCAAGAATGAAATGGTCAAAACAAGATACAGAACTCTTCTTTGAG GCTGTTCAGCAATTTGGGACAGATCTGTCAATGATAAAAGAATTCTTCCCTGGGCGGACTCGTGAACAGATAAAATCGAAGTACAAAAAAGAAGAGCGACAGCATCCTTCGAGGCTTAATGATGCTATAACCACTCGCGCTAAAG GTCATTCTCATTTTGAAGTTGTAATCGAGAGGCTAAAACAAGCCCAGGCAGAAAATTCTGAGAATGATGACCCAATCGATCTAATGGGAGAGGATGAGGAGGGATTGCCTACACATGACAACAAT GAGGAAGCTGCGGATGCAACAAAACCTGTTCAATCAGAAAAAGAATTTAGCCAAGATACTCCTGCAGCTGCTGCAGGGAGTCCAACCAAGTCTCAAGATAGTGAAGATGACATGTTTAGATGGGATCAATATAAAagtgatatataa
- the LOC122598537 gene encoding uncharacterized protein LOC122598537 — translation MACLNMQVKNEKQGGFMGPRISFSNDFIDSNHHEISSSYREAPVSSDFEFSVPTFSSNSADEVCFFKGKLPPVKENINKVMTLRDELLAGEEDNHGMLLNNNNNKNNSSTTGWWKEKFGLRKSHNAKSSSSSDHKNLGGLETIDEAKIKPTFHNPNFTGSNRYK, via the exons ATGGCATGCTTAAACATGCaagtcaaaaatgaaaaacaaggaGGCTTCATGGGCCCAAGAATCTCATTCTCAAATGATTTCATTGATTCAAACCACCATGAAATCAGCAGTAGTTATAGAGAAGCTCCGGTTTCTTCAGATTTCGAGTTTTCGGTGCCCACTTTCTCTTCAAACTCTGCAGATGAAGTCTGCTTCTTTAAGGGCAAACTTCCACCAGTGAAAGAGAACATTAATAAGGTGATGACACTGAGAGATGAGCTTCTTGCAGGTGAAGAAGATAACCACGGTATGCTgttgaacaacaacaacaataagaATAATTCATCAACAACAGGATGGTGGAAAGAGAAGTTTGGACTAAGGAAAAGCCATAATGCCaagagtagtagtagtagtgatCACAAGAATCTTGGAGGTTTAGAGACCATTGATGAAGCAAAGATCAAACCTACTTTTCACAATCCCAATTTCACAG GAAGCAATCGCTACAAGTGA